A section of the Roseivirga sp. BDSF3-8 genome encodes:
- a CDS encoding DUF6602 domain-containing protein, with protein sequence MAHKTYQELMKLEIAACLAKSDAAENISHMPTRGATLEFGLCEIISKFLPHGWDIGKGKIIDNKGAESADTDIIIYNKTIIPPAMLYATSGLYPVESCGYAIEVKTTSTKKGVRSTYDNFKRLRQIGKDNGKDLLTVYFARKSNLKRESELDRYKKIDPKFNTDPVIKIICVLGQGYWYFSPEFKGAQLVGFKWRFVEGLKDGFELAWLISGIINTLTPGPARFGMYIIDNEKKFKDIEKYKFNSLI encoded by the coding sequence ATGGCGCACAAGACGTATCAGGAGTTAATGAAGCTAGAGATTGCTGCTTGTTTGGCGAAATCTGATGCGGCAGAGAATATCTCCCATATGCCTACCAGGGGAGCTACCCTGGAGTTTGGCCTATGCGAGATCATTTCTAAGTTTCTGCCGCACGGCTGGGATATTGGCAAAGGAAAGATAATTGATAATAAGGGGGCAGAATCGGCAGATACTGATATTATTATCTACAATAAGACCATTATTCCCCCTGCAATGCTGTATGCCACAAGTGGCCTTTATCCTGTGGAAAGTTGCGGGTATGCCATTGAAGTTAAGACTACCTCCACAAAAAAAGGAGTCAGGTCCACTTATGATAACTTTAAAAGGCTTCGGCAAATTGGAAAGGATAATGGAAAGGATTTGCTAACGGTATATTTTGCTCGTAAAAGTAACCTCAAACGTGAGTCAGAGCTTGACCGGTATAAAAAAATTGATCCGAAGTTTAATACTGATCCTGTAATCAAAATTATTTGCGTTTTAGGGCAGGGTTATTGGTATTTTTCACCCGAATTTAAAGGAGCGCAATTAGTGGGATTTAAATGGCGATTTGTAGAAGGTCTTAAAGACGGCTTTGAGTTGGCCTGGCTTATAAGTGGCATAATTAACACCCTAACCCCCGGGCCTGCTCGGTTCGGAATGTACATAATCGATAATGAAAAAAAATTTAAAGACATAGAAAAATACAAATTTAATTCACTCATTTAA